DNA from Amycolatopsis sp. DSM 110486:
CCGAACGCAGTGCCCGCCATCGCCCCGATGAACAACGACGGCGCGAATACCCCGCCCGAGCCGCCGATGCCGATCGTCAAGCTAGTCGCCACGATCTTGCCCACCAGCAACAGCAGCAGGAACCCGATCACGTACTTGCCCTCGACCGCGTTCTGCAGCACCGGATAGCCGACCCCGTACATCTGGGGCAACAGCAGCAGCAGGCCCCCGAGGAACACCCCGCCCACCGCGGGCCGCAGCCACTCCGGACCGCGCCACAGCCAGTCGCACAGATCCTCGATCAGGTAGAGCACGCGGGTGAACAGCACACCACACGCCCCGACGATCAGCCCGAGCACGATGAACAGCAGATACTCGACCGGATTGCGCAGGGTGAACGGCGGCAGGTCGAGGAACGGCACGTTGCCGAACACCGCGCGGCCCACCACGCTCGCCGTGACGCTGGCCAGCACCACCGCACCGAAGGACTCCGCGGCGAAATCGCGCAGGATCAGCTCCATCGCGAAAAAGGGCCCGGCCAGCGGCGCGTTGAACGTCGCCGCGATCCCGCCCGCGGCACCACACGCCACCAGCACCCGCAACCGCGACTCCGGAAGCTTCGCCACGCGCCCCAGCGTCGAGCCCAGGGCCGACCCGATCTGCACGATCGGCCCCTCTCGTCCCACCGAACCGCCCGACCCGATCGTCAGCGCGGACGCGAGGGCCTTCACCGCGCTCACCTGCACCGGGATCCGCCCGCCCCGCTCCGCGACCGCGTACATCACCTCCGGCACCCCGTGGCCCCGGGCTTCCGGTGCGAACCAATACACCAACGGCCCGTACACCAGCCCCGCGACCACCGGCGCGAGCAGCAGGAACCACGGTCCGAGCTGGGGAAACCACGGGTGCGCCTCACGTCCCGCGGCCGAATAATCGCCATGCCCGGAGAACACGTGCGTGAACGTGGTGATCAACCACCGGAACACGACCGCACCCAACCCCGCGCCGGCACCAATGACCAGCGCCAGGCCGATCAAGCCGGTCGTGCTCTCCCGCAACCACCGACCCAACAGCTGCCGCGGAGGAACCACCAGTCGCCGACCTGTCACACCATTACCTCCAGACACAGTTGCAGTATGCAACACTTGCCGTGAGTAACAGCTGGCGGCCCACACTACGGTCCGCCTGCGTCGACGACGTCGCCGCGCGGATCAAGCCGCGTGGTGGCCACCGGGAGGAGCCCCATGGTTGGCGTGCGCCAGTTCGACGAGCGCGTGACCCTCGACCGCGCCCTGGACCTCTTCACCGAACGCGGCTTCCGCGCCACAACGATGCCCGAGCTCGCCACCGCCACCGGCGTCCAGCGCGGCTCCCTCTACCACGCCTACGGCGGCAAAGAGGAGATTTTCCTGCTCGCCTTCGGCGCGTACACCTCCCGCTTCCTCGCCGGCGCAGAAGCAGCCCTGGACCGGCCCACGAAGCACGCCGCGGTGCTGTCCTTCTTCGAGTACTGCATCCAAACCTTCACCGAGGGCCGTCCCTCTCACGGCTGCCTCTCCACCCGCACGGCGATCGAAGCGGCGAATGAGGTGCCCCGGGCGGAATCCGCAGTCCGCACCATGCTGAACAACCTGGAGACCATCATCTTCATCAAACTGTCTGCTGCCGACGACGGCGCGTCCCCTTCCGTCGACCTGCGCGCAGCCGCCCGCCTGATCGTCACCACAACCCGCGGCCTCGCAGTGATGGAACGCGCGAACTACTCCCCGACCGAACTGAAGTCGATCGCGGAAAGCCTGGTGACCTCACTGTTCAGCCGCTGAGCCCGCCGGCTCCGCAGTGAAGCCGCACCACGTCAGAAATCAAGGCAGGGTGCGAATTGCACCGTGACTCGCGCTGGTGTGACTCGTGGGCGTGGCCATTTGCGCAAGCGGGACCAGGTCGACGTGAATCGCATTTTTTCTCGTGCTTGACGCGATCGGGCCACCGGGGATGTGCTGGACCTGGCGATGGATCCCCCCGGGCCCGCTGGGCCGAACCGCCTCGCATGAGGCTGATGGCTTCCTGGTGCAGACGTGTGACGACCACTCGTGCCAGGAGGACGCAGATGACCACGAAGAGCTCCGAGCGGGTTTTGCGGCTGTCGATCTTTGTCGGCGACGGCGACCTCTGGCACCACAAACCGCTCTCCACGGAGATCGTCGACCGCGCCCACAATGCCGGCCTCGCCGGCGCGACCGTCATCCGCGGCATCGAGGGCTACGGCGCCACCTCCCGGATTCACACCCAACACGCGTTCCGGCTCGGCAACGACCTCCCCATGCTGATCACGATCGCCGACAGCGAAGAGCGGATCAGGGCCTTCCTGCCACAACTGGACGACCTCGACATGAGCGGGTTGGTCACCCTCGACGAGGTCGAGGGCATCCGCTACACCGCACCCGAGCGCCCACACACCCACTGGTGGCAGCACACCGAGTAGGCAGACGGTACCCGACACGAGGACTCCCGGGCAGGAGGCGCGACCCATGCAGCTCACCGAAAAGGCGTTGCGCACCTTGATCTTCCTCGGCGAGGACGACACCTGGAATCACCAACCACTGCACCACGAAATCGTGAAACGTGCCCGCGAAGCCGGCCTTGCCGGCGCGACGGTGCTGCACGGCTGCGAAGGTTTCGGCACGACATCACGAATCCACACCGACGAGATCTTGAGCCTGACCGAGGACCTTCCCATCGTCGTGATCATCGTCGACACCGAAGACAAGTCCGCGCGTTCCTGCCCGAGCTCGACGAGCTCATCGCCGATGGCACAGTGCTCCTCG
Protein-coding regions in this window:
- a CDS encoding chloride channel protein; amino-acid sequence: MRESTTGLIGLALVIGAGAGLGAVVFRWLITTFTHVFSGHGDYSAAGREAHPWFPQLGPWFLLLAPVVAGLVYGPLVYWFAPEARGHGVPEVMYAVAERGGRIPVQVSAVKALASALTIGSGGSVGREGPIVQIGSALGSTLGRVAKLPESRLRVLVACGAAGGIAATFNAPLAGPFFAMELILRDFAAESFGAVVLASVTASVVGRAVFGNVPFLDLPPFTLRNPVEYLLFIVLGLIVGACGVLFTRVLYLIEDLCDWLWRGPEWLRPAVGGVFLGGLLLLLPQMYGVGYPVLQNAVEGKYVIGFLLLLLVGKIVATSLTIGIGGSGGVFAPSLFIGAMAGTAFGIVAHAWLPDLTASPGVYGLIGMGAAFAGAARAPITAVIVLFELTGQYTIILPMLTAIVIATATSRALSRDTIYTLKLRRRGVDLDRHPDARRLAETRVAAVAEPLPDPLDGGLALERAAHALAVSGHGILPVVGSDGRYQGCVTARAVAEALADDHEGTVGDLAELPPLVTCETSLADALTALTNAPGTGLPVLEGEHRLSGWITHQAVLTALDPATAAT
- a CDS encoding TetR/AcrR family transcriptional regulator; the protein is MRQFDERVTLDRALDLFTERGFRATTMPELATATGVQRGSLYHAYGGKEEIFLLAFGAYTSRFLAGAEAALDRPTKHAAVLSFFEYCIQTFTEGRPSHGCLSTRTAIEAANEVPRAESAVRTMLNNLETIIFIKLSAADDGASPSVDLRAAARLIVTTTRGLAVMERANYSPTELKSIAESLVTSLFSR
- a CDS encoding DUF190 domain-containing protein, with amino-acid sequence MTTKSSERVLRLSIFVGDGDLWHHKPLSTEIVDRAHNAGLAGATVIRGIEGYGATSRIHTQHAFRLGNDLPMLITIADSEERIRAFLPQLDDLDMSGLVTLDEVEGIRYTAPERPHTHWWQHTE